In a genomic window of Candidatus Poribacteria bacterium:
- a CDS encoding RraA family protein gives MEQQLYAAVISDALDAVGYREQALRHTVRPLHPEAVVVGRAMPVQCVDVYEIPDEPYQQEIAAVDSLKQDDVFVCSTNQSTRNCIWGELLSTAARARGARGAIIDGFVRDARQILAMGFPVFTTGLSPVDSSGRGDVVAYNVPIECGGVMVNPGDIVFGDADGVVVIPRTVEIDVLEAAFAKVAGENRTRDELRAGATLREVYDKYGIL, from the coding sequence ATGGAACAGCAGTTATACGCCGCTGTGATTTCGGATGCACTTGATGCAGTCGGGTATCGCGAACAGGCACTGCGACATACCGTCCGTCCACTTCATCCAGAGGCAGTTGTCGTAGGTCGCGCCATGCCCGTGCAGTGTGTGGATGTCTACGAGATTCCGGATGAACCCTATCAGCAGGAGATCGCAGCGGTGGACAGCCTCAAACAGGACGATGTATTTGTCTGTTCTACGAACCAGAGCACCCGTAACTGTATTTGGGGGGAACTCCTCTCAACAGCGGCACGGGCGCGCGGCGCGCGGGGTGCTATCATTGACGGATTTGTCCGAGATGCTCGCCAGATCTTAGCAATGGGGTTTCCTGTGTTTACAACAGGGCTGTCGCCCGTTGATTCCAGTGGACGCGGGGATGTGGTGGCGTATAACGTTCCTATTGAATGCGGAGGGGTTATGGTGAATCCTGGAGACATCGTGTTCGGTGATGCCGATGGAGTTGTTGTTATCCCGCGAACGGTAGAAATAGACGTACTCGAAGCTGCGTTTGCAAAGGTAGCCGGTGAAAACCGGACGCGTGATGAACTCCGCGCTGGCGCAACGCTGCGCGAGGTCTACGACAAATACGGAATTTTGTAG
- a CDS encoding NIPSNAP family protein — translation MIYELRTYQVVPGKMKNLNDRFANITVPLFEKHGMKVIGFWETAIGEATTTELIYMLAFEDLGHYQSAWDAFIADPAWQEAKRLTEVGGPLVNVASSKIIEPTDYSPLQ, via the coding sequence ATGATTTATGAATTACGAACGTATCAGGTCGTCCCGGGAAAGATGAAAAACCTGAACGACCGGTTTGCAAACATCACCGTTCCACTGTTCGAGAAACACGGAATGAAGGTGATCGGATTTTGGGAAACCGCTATTGGCGAGGCAACGACGACGGAACTTATCTATATGCTTGCTTTTGAAGATCTGGGACACTACCAGAGTGCGTGGGATGCGTTCATCGCCGATCCCGCGTGGCAAGAGGCGAAACGCCTAACGGAAGTCGGAGGTCCCTTGGTGAACGTCGCGAGTTCCAAGATTATTGAACCGACAGATTATTCACCACTGCAGTAG